In one window of Armatimonadota bacterium DNA:
- a CDS encoding prepilin-type N-terminal cleavage/methylation domain-containing protein, protein MMVASKNLKRGFTLPELLVAMSVMGALAWTISLIYFSVLGVYNKNMWRLRPYDEATKAVERISSEVREAMVLDTALADAMIFIVPEKDANNDNVLVDTGDGLSLSQGDWVAFYLSDETGAIYGTGHCLWKAVKPKDSYTWVPRIKIAEDIHPELNPIDPDTGQPRPMFKYWPDATRLWGVEMWITSTSVVRGQLQPQTAHTESYLRNL, encoded by the coding sequence ATGATGGTAGCGAGCAAGAACCTCAAGCGCGGATTCACCTTGCCGGAGTTGCTGGTCGCCATGTCGGTCATGGGTGCCTTGGCGTGGACGATCTCGCTCATCTATTTCTCGGTGTTGGGCGTCTACAACAAGAACATGTGGCGCTTGCGGCCCTACGACGAGGCCACCAAAGCTGTCGAGCGCATTTCGTCCGAGGTGCGCGAGGCGATGGTGCTCGACACCGCTCTCGCGGACGCGATGATCTTCATCGTCCCCGAGAAGGATGCCAACAACGACAATGTGCTGGTGGACACCGGCGACGGCTTGTCCCTGTCACAGGGCGACTGGGTGGCGTTCTATCTCTCGGACGAGACGGGCGCCATATACGGCACCGGCCACTGCCTGTGGAAGGCGGTCAAACCCAAGGACTCGTACACCTGGGTGCCGCGCATCAAGATCGCCGAGGACATCCATCCCGAACTCAACCCGATTGATCCTGACACGGGACAGCCGCGCCCAATGTTCAAGTACTGGCCGGACGCAACCCGGCTCTGGGGCGTGGAGATGTGGATCACCTCCACCTCCGTCGTGCGCGGCCAGCTTCAGCCGCAGACCGCGCACACCGAGTCCTATCTGAGAAATCTGTGA
- a CDS encoding prepilin-type N-terminal cleavage/methylation domain-containing protein yields MMSKTHHIAACICRTPVRRALPRGTAGFTLIEVLVAAMILAIGLVGVSSMVYYGVLSHEKSANYTIAAQKASQEMERIRDAGYLGAVVDSLHFPDPKYQIVDSSTVNFSLPELSGGQGTLSITEDTEAQVTNPDTGQPYLNMKQVVVTVSWGGSHRSSGSYSLATLITNRP; encoded by the coding sequence ATGATGTCGAAAACACACCACATAGCAGCCTGCATCTGTCGCACCCCGGTGCGGCGCGCTTTGCCCCGGGGTACGGCGGGCTTCACCCTCATCGAGGTACTCGTGGCGGCGATGATTCTCGCCATCGGCCTCGTCGGTGTTTCTTCGATGGTGTATTACGGCGTGCTGTCGCATGAGAAGTCCGCCAATTACACCATCGCCGCGCAGAAAGCCAGCCAGGAGATGGAGCGCATTCGCGACGCAGGATACCTCGGGGCGGTGGTGGACTCGCTCCACTTCCCCGACCCCAAGTATCAGATCGTGGATTCGAGCACCGTCAACTTCAGCCTGCCCGAACTCTCCGGCGGGCAGGGCACGCTCAGCATCACCGAGGACACCGAAGCGCAGGTCACCAACCCCGACACCGGCCAGCCGTACCTCAACATGAAACAAGTCGTCGTCACCGTCAGCTGGGGCGGGTCACATCGCTCGAGCGGCTCGTACAGCCTGGCGACGCTGATCACCAACCGGCCGTGA
- a CDS encoding SIS domain-containing protein, translating into METSKQQILDEVRQALAGIDERQQQAFVEALATAPRVFVTGRGRSGLVAAAFAARLAQLGTQVYFVGEPTTPAITPGALLVACSGSGRTRGTLLHAEQARAAGAEVWTVTQASSSPLATAGSHTVVIPVASSDQPGASAFEQALLLFLDSVVLGLMAALGETPESMLARHANLE; encoded by the coding sequence ATGGAAACCAGCAAGCAGCAAATCCTGGACGAGGTGCGGCAAGCCCTGGCGGGGATTGACGAGCGGCAGCAGCAGGCGTTCGTCGAGGCGCTCGCGACGGCTCCCCGGGTGTTCGTCACCGGCCGGGGACGTTCCGGCCTCGTCGCGGCCGCGTTTGCTGCGCGACTGGCGCAACTCGGCACGCAGGTCTACTTCGTCGGGGAGCCGACAACGCCCGCCATCACCCCAGGCGCGTTGCTCGTCGCGTGTTCCGGCTCCGGGCGCACCCGGGGCACGCTGCTCCACGCGGAGCAAGCACGGGCCGCTGGCGCTGAAGTCTGGACCGTAACCCAGGCCTCGTCGTCGCCTCTTGCGACCGCCGGGAGTCACACCGTAGTCATCCCCGTCGCCTCGTCGGATCAGCCGGGCGCCTCGGCCTTCGAGCAAGCGCTACTCCTATTCCTCGATTCCGTTGTCCTCGGCCTCATGGCCGCGCTTGGCGAGACGCCCGAGAGCATGCTCGCCCGCCACGCAAATCTGGAATAG
- a CDS encoding NAD(+)/NADH kinase, whose protein sequence is MRKIAIIASLHKRRAAGLVRGLVEWLESHDVEPRLRQELAARLRRTDLGWPDDRLMEGVSLALAMGGDGTMLSTARLAAPHGIPILGCNVGGFGFLTEVPQAELMAALPDVLAEKYEVRDRMMLRGELVRDGAVRRSVLGLNDVVIARGASSRVLRLEIRVGAEEVGVFSADGVIVATPTGSTAYSLSAGGPVVSPHLEALIVTPICAHTLSARPMVVPSGEEISVLTTGTVKSGQDVLAAVDGQEAFAVAPGDVVRIRKAPTAAHIVQLAGPSFFAKVRTKLGWAGRS, encoded by the coding sequence GTGAGGAAAATCGCCATTATCGCCTCGCTGCACAAGCGCCGTGCAGCAGGGCTGGTCCGCGGTCTCGTCGAGTGGCTGGAAAGCCACGACGTGGAGCCGCGTCTGCGCCAGGAACTCGCGGCGCGCTTGCGCCGCACCGACCTCGGCTGGCCCGACGACCGCCTGATGGAGGGCGTGTCCCTCGCCCTCGCCATGGGCGGCGATGGCACCATGCTGTCCACCGCGCGCCTCGCCGCCCCGCACGGTATCCCCATTCTGGGGTGCAACGTCGGCGGTTTCGGATTCCTCACCGAGGTACCGCAGGCGGAACTGATGGCGGCGCTGCCGGACGTGCTGGCGGAGAAATACGAGGTGCGTGACCGCATGATGCTCCGGGGAGAGTTGGTGCGCGACGGGGCGGTGCGTCGCAGCGTTCTCGGCCTCAACGACGTCGTGATCGCGAGGGGCGCTTCCTCTCGCGTGCTGCGCCTGGAAATCCGGGTCGGCGCTGAGGAAGTCGGTGTCTTCTCCGCGGACGGCGTCATCGTGGCCACCCCCACTGGCTCCACCGCGTACTCCCTGTCCGCCGGCGGGCCGGTGGTCAGCCCGCACCTCGAGGCGCTCATCGTGACTCCGATCTGCGCCCACACCCTGTCGGCGCGCCCGATGGTGGTACCGTCCGGCGAGGAGATATCGGTGCTTACGACGGGCACCGTGAAGTCGGGCCAGGACGTGCTGGCCGCGGTTGACGGGCAGGAGGCGTTCGCCGTTGCACCCGGGGATGTCGTGCGCATCCGCAAGGCGCCGACGGCGGCGCACATCGTGCAATTGGCAGGCCCGAGCTTCTTCGCCAAGGTTCGCACCAAGTTGGGCTGGGCCGGCCGGAGCTGA
- a CDS encoding tetratricopeptide repeat protein — MRYRSLRFLLVVCCIVVGPLFATADDLEDGVAAFRAGDYAAATSAFQKVVEKSPASAGAWSWLGCSQLRAGLVDDATASLSHALELEPDSAETHNNLGNVLLARGDHAGAIAHYQKALSLAPDMLDARYNLGNARLAADDTDGAVREYRAVIAADPKHAPARDNLGVALQRKGELEAALEQYRAAVSLQPDNAQFQLNLGTAARSARRLEEAAAALEAAAQVDPSSFLAHLNLGLVRLERGELATAAASFRRAAEIQPDDFAARYNLGLALARQEQYEEAVAAYKQALKIKSVDPRALSNLGAAYLALDKVEDAVAVLEKAVRAAPTFALAHQNLAVAYLRKGETVKAVEQWERMARVAPNDPTPREALADYYFRRGDYDVALTHYVGLLKLRPEHLGALNNVGLIHYRRGELDLATEVFARALAIDRGYALAHNNLGIVLEAQGKRQEAMGHYRKALETSPGYEDARYNLERLAPTDSGSPPG; from the coding sequence GTGCGTTACAGATCACTGCGGTTTCTGCTCGTGGTTTGCTGCATCGTGGTCGGGCCGTTATTCGCGACTGCGGACGACCTGGAGGACGGTGTGGCGGCGTTCCGCGCGGGTGACTACGCAGCGGCAACCTCCGCCTTCCAGAAGGTCGTCGAGAAGAGCCCGGCATCTGCAGGCGCCTGGTCGTGGCTCGGGTGCTCGCAGCTCCGCGCCGGCCTCGTTGACGACGCCACGGCCTCTCTCAGCCACGCGCTCGAACTGGAGCCCGATTCGGCCGAGACCCACAACAACCTGGGCAATGTGCTTCTGGCACGAGGGGATCACGCCGGGGCCATAGCCCACTACCAGAAGGCGCTCTCTCTCGCCCCCGACATGCTCGACGCCCGGTATAACCTGGGCAACGCGCGCCTGGCGGCCGACGACACAGATGGGGCGGTGCGGGAGTACCGCGCGGTCATCGCCGCCGACCCCAAGCACGCCCCCGCGCGCGACAACCTCGGCGTCGCCTTGCAGCGCAAGGGGGAACTGGAAGCTGCGCTCGAGCAGTATCGCGCAGCCGTGAGCTTGCAGCCGGACAACGCCCAGTTCCAGCTCAACCTGGGCACGGCGGCGCGCTCCGCACGTCGCCTGGAAGAGGCGGCGGCGGCGCTCGAAGCAGCAGCGCAAGTCGATCCGTCGTCATTCCTCGCCCATCTCAACCTGGGCCTCGTGCGCCTCGAGCGCGGCGAATTGGCGACGGCGGCGGCCTCATTCCGGCGCGCCGCGGAGATCCAACCCGACGATTTCGCCGCCCGCTACAACCTCGGCCTCGCCCTCGCCCGCCAGGAGCAATACGAGGAGGCCGTTGCCGCCTACAAGCAGGCGCTCAAGATCAAGTCCGTCGATCCCCGCGCCTTGTCCAATCTCGGCGCCGCGTACCTCGCCTTGGACAAGGTCGAGGATGCGGTGGCCGTGTTGGAGAAGGCGGTGCGAGCCGCGCCGACCTTCGCCCTCGCGCACCAGAATCTCGCCGTTGCCTATCTGCGCAAGGGCGAAACCGTGAAGGCCGTCGAGCAGTGGGAGCGCATGGCGCGCGTGGCGCCCAATGACCCCACGCCCCGCGAAGCGCTTGCCGATTACTACTTCCGCCGCGGCGACTACGACGTCGCGCTGACGCATTACGTGGGCCTGCTTAAGCTGCGACCAGAGCACCTGGGCGCGCTCAACAACGTCGGCCTCATCCATTACCGCCGCGGCGAACTCGATCTGGCCACGGAGGTGTTCGCGCGCGCGCTTGCCATAGACCGTGGGTACGCGCTGGCGCACAACAATCTGGGCATCGTCCTCGAGGCGCAAGGCAAACGGCAGGAGGCGATGGGGCATTACCGCAAGGCGCTCGAGACCAGCCCGGGCTACGAGGACGCGCGCTACAACCTCGAACGCCTCGCGCCCACCGATTCCGGCTCGCCGCCCGGATAG
- a CDS encoding Gfo/Idh/MocA family oxidoreductase, whose translation MIDIAVIGLGHNGRAFCRAYADHPVARLVAVCDRDDERLRAAAYEYDVKGYRDYSVLDNPDVHAVSIHTGDHQHAEPFLRALEAGKHVFVEKPLANSLDDVRRMLAAAQASDRVIMVGHVLRFNPVFRAVKQWVDSGALGELCYLEADYIHDLRCQRDMEQWKLAEEIPIVGGGCHPLDLLRWYAGDVTEVFAYSNRIAYPEMTHPATCASVYRFASGAVGRVTALYGCVNPMPELYNLGVFGTKGTVTRNRLSLDGLHEWMEIPLPPPGHPFEPEVAHFLDCISSGKRPLTDALEGAKTAAAVLCAAESARTGKPVQVPPLGT comes from the coding sequence ATGATTGACATTGCAGTCATCGGTCTGGGCCACAACGGCCGAGCCTTCTGTCGCGCCTACGCTGACCATCCCGTGGCGCGTCTCGTGGCGGTATGCGACCGCGACGACGAACGCCTGCGCGCCGCCGCCTACGAGTACGACGTCAAGGGCTATCGCGATTACTCCGTGCTCGACAATCCCGATGTCCACGCCGTCTCCATCCACACCGGGGATCATCAGCACGCCGAGCCTTTCCTCCGCGCTCTCGAGGCTGGAAAGCACGTCTTCGTCGAGAAGCCGCTCGCTAACTCCCTCGACGATGTGCGCCGCATGCTGGCCGCGGCGCAGGCGTCCGACCGGGTCATCATGGTCGGCCACGTGCTCAGGTTCAACCCGGTCTTTCGCGCGGTGAAGCAGTGGGTGGACTCGGGGGCGCTGGGGGAGCTGTGCTACCTCGAGGCCGACTACATCCACGACCTGCGCTGCCAGCGCGACATGGAGCAATGGAAGCTCGCCGAGGAGATACCCATCGTCGGCGGCGGTTGCCATCCCCTTGACCTCCTGCGCTGGTATGCGGGCGACGTCACGGAAGTCTTCGCCTATTCGAATCGCATCGCATACCCTGAGATGACCCATCCCGCGACGTGCGCATCCGTCTACCGCTTCGCCTCCGGGGCCGTCGGCAGAGTCACCGCGCTGTACGGCTGCGTCAATCCGATGCCGGAGCTGTATAACCTCGGCGTCTTCGGCACCAAGGGCACCGTTACCCGCAATCGCCTCAGCCTCGACGGGCTCCACGAGTGGATGGAGATACCCCTGCCTCCGCCCGGCCACCCCTTTGAGCCGGAAGTCGCCCATTTTCTGGACTGCATCAGCTCCGGGAAGCGCCCCCTGACTGACGCCCTTGAAGGAGCGAAGACCGCTGCGGCGGTCCTGTGCGCGGCCGAATCCGCCCGCACCGGCAAGCCGGTCCAAGTGCCGCCGCTGGGCACCTGA
- a CDS encoding response regulator, which translates to MRVLICEDEGLTVLKLRRLLTAAGHTVIGEAKCGEECLTVSEESEPDLVLMDIKMPGVDGIEATRRLMEARPLPVVMLTAYSDDDTVRAATEAGACAYLVKPVSRSQLLSALHIAAARFAELEQVKREVEDLNEALEVRKLIERAKGLLMDRAGLNEGEAFRRLQKASRDQRRPMKQIAIEVVEAGKLMAPQIGPPRRPRPEMPSD; encoded by the coding sequence ATGCGCGTCCTCATCTGTGAGGACGAAGGGCTGACCGTGCTTAAGCTGCGTCGGCTGCTCACCGCAGCGGGTCATACCGTCATCGGGGAGGCGAAGTGCGGCGAGGAGTGCCTCACTGTGTCCGAGGAGTCCGAACCGGACCTCGTGCTCATGGATATCAAGATGCCTGGGGTGGACGGCATCGAAGCGACTCGGCGCCTGATGGAGGCCCGCCCGCTGCCCGTCGTCATGCTTACCGCTTACAGCGACGACGACACGGTGCGAGCCGCCACGGAGGCGGGAGCCTGCGCTTACCTCGTCAAGCCCGTCAGCCGCAGTCAGTTGCTGTCCGCGCTGCACATCGCGGCGGCGCGCTTCGCCGAACTCGAGCAGGTCAAGCGCGAGGTCGAGGATCTCAACGAAGCTCTCGAGGTGCGTAAGCTGATCGAGCGCGCGAAAGGTCTCCTCATGGACCGCGCCGGCCTCAACGAGGGCGAGGCCTTCAGGCGCTTGCAGAAGGCAAGCCGCGACCAACGCCGTCCCATGAAGCAGATCGCTATCGAGGTCGTCGAGGCCGGCAAGCTCATGGCGCCGCAGATCGGGCCGCCCCGCCGGCCGAGACCTGAGATGCCCTCGGACTAA
- a CDS encoding GAF domain-containing protein: protein MSRSCGATPAPFDCQWRCRLVRVETPMSATDVQTSPQDAIRKLRRLEAQNRRLRRARKALLGAQEASAAVASCLDPRQALQVIVDEAVKVVGGDTAAIFLLDTDQDRLEPQAVAGDVTPDILAAVPSLPVRSRGWKTLCENGGLVVGDAVRSPHLVLARPYMRERGIKSLIVVPLMARGKAIGMIGVSHRRRKRAFGRDDLRIIRLFADQAAVALDNSNLYAQATDLSARIKTRLELEKAIFDGMNDPMAILDREDRIAFGNRALFRALGRRPSRVIGRPWDQFVEPEDAEALRAQVQAASGGVVSGQIRIRRPDGSRIPFAVSAGESHDSSGAHLGAVAVITNLERGGVGERLQDSQRMVASMGRLTRAGSRLFDINRLADHAVRSATGLLGLDHGVLYLTEGDELILTAAQGVSAEFMAEGARIKVKGSASSRAMATRRPLVFADIRRVRRINRKLRDCLPPAMRGGAVIPIPGRESPLGVLAVGGSDPAALTHEAVSMLTVITGQFGAAVENARLYQAAHRRAERLAALNHAAERLISCSDPAEVVTIICEGLASVLDAKRALCLDHDAKKGLLIPIGGHNIPASRLRRLPSMRLQDAPVLALSVSERQPVLCPDVGEHKAMPERYCAVLGTHAAVAVPVISRTELCGILVADNDGAPMAMSQDEKDMAMALANQSAVTLDNIFLLQEERARSQQLSLAVQEAHHRIKNNLQAVCDLLELELIQSGGADPADGIEHSVQRVRAISLVHEFLTRNHDVATVNVSQVLERLVPLVVVSNQGRDQEVGLAVEASPLTLNSKQTTALALIVHELVSNAVRHGLDDGRAGAVRVSLSDRNGTIELRVTDDGTGLPANFDMRTHGHVGLEIARVLAERDLGGTIVLRRRGGRAGGTVARVRFPR from the coding sequence GTGTCGAGATCGTGCGGCGCGACGCCGGCCCCTTTCGACTGCCAATGGCGGTGTAGACTGGTACGAGTCGAGACTCCGATGTCTGCAACAGACGTTCAGACCTCGCCACAGGATGCGATTCGGAAGCTCCGCCGGCTGGAGGCGCAAAACCGTCGGCTCCGCCGGGCGCGCAAGGCGCTGCTCGGGGCACAGGAGGCCAGCGCGGCAGTCGCCTCCTGTCTCGACCCGCGTCAGGCGCTCCAGGTGATCGTTGACGAGGCGGTCAAGGTCGTCGGGGGTGATACCGCCGCGATCTTCCTGCTCGACACCGACCAAGATCGGCTTGAGCCGCAGGCCGTCGCGGGCGATGTGACGCCCGACATCTTGGCAGCGGTGCCAAGCCTCCCCGTACGCAGCCGCGGCTGGAAGACCCTGTGCGAGAACGGTGGGCTTGTGGTCGGCGACGCGGTGAGGTCCCCTCATCTCGTCCTCGCGCGGCCCTATATGCGTGAACGCGGCATCAAGAGTCTGATAGTGGTTCCCCTGATGGCGCGGGGCAAAGCCATCGGGATGATCGGCGTTTCGCACAGACGACGCAAGCGCGCCTTCGGCAGAGATGACCTCCGCATCATCCGCCTCTTCGCCGACCAAGCCGCGGTGGCGCTCGACAACAGCAACCTCTACGCTCAAGCTACGGACCTATCCGCCCGCATCAAGACCCGGCTCGAACTGGAAAAGGCAATCTTCGACGGGATGAACGATCCGATGGCGATCCTCGATAGAGAAGACCGCATCGCCTTCGGCAATCGCGCCCTGTTCCGCGCTCTCGGCCGCCGGCCGAGCCGGGTAATCGGGCGGCCGTGGGACCAGTTCGTTGAGCCCGAAGACGCGGAAGCGCTGCGCGCACAGGTGCAAGCCGCCAGCGGGGGAGTCGTCAGCGGCCAGATTCGCATCAGGCGGCCGGACGGCTCGCGCATTCCGTTCGCCGTGAGCGCGGGCGAAAGCCACGATTCATCGGGCGCCCATCTCGGCGCCGTCGCCGTCATCACGAACTTGGAGCGAGGCGGCGTCGGCGAGCGTCTCCAAGACAGCCAGCGAATGGTTGCTTCCATGGGGCGCCTCACGCGTGCCGGGAGCCGGCTCTTTGACATCAACCGGCTCGCCGACCACGCCGTGCGCAGCGCCACTGGCCTGCTCGGCCTCGATCACGGTGTCCTCTACCTTACCGAGGGTGACGAACTCATCCTCACCGCGGCTCAGGGAGTGAGCGCCGAATTCATGGCCGAGGGGGCCCGCATAAAGGTCAAAGGGAGCGCCAGCTCCCGCGCCATGGCTACCCGCAGGCCGCTCGTGTTCGCAGACATTCGGCGCGTTCGCCGGATTAACCGCAAGCTGCGCGACTGTCTGCCGCCGGCCATGCGCGGTGGAGCCGTCATCCCCATCCCGGGGCGCGAATCGCCCCTCGGCGTCCTCGCGGTGGGCGGTTCGGATCCGGCTGCCTTGACGCATGAGGCGGTCAGCATGTTGACTGTCATCACCGGCCAGTTTGGGGCTGCCGTGGAGAACGCGCGCCTATACCAGGCGGCGCACCGGCGGGCAGAGCGGCTTGCCGCGCTGAATCACGCCGCGGAGCGGCTCATCTCGTGCTCCGATCCTGCGGAAGTCGTGACCATCATTTGCGAGGGGTTGGCCAGCGTGCTCGATGCCAAGCGCGCGCTGTGCCTCGACCACGACGCCAAGAAAGGCCTCTTGATCCCCATCGGCGGGCACAACATACCAGCGAGTCGGCTGCGCCGACTCCCCTCGATGCGCTTGCAGGACGCACCGGTCCTCGCGCTTTCCGTGAGCGAGCGTCAACCCGTCCTGTGCCCGGATGTCGGGGAGCACAAGGCTATGCCCGAACGCTACTGCGCCGTCCTCGGCACGCACGCTGCGGTCGCCGTTCCGGTCATCAGCCGCACGGAGTTGTGCGGCATTCTCGTCGCCGACAACGACGGTGCGCCAATGGCCATGAGCCAAGACGAGAAGGATATGGCGATGGCCCTGGCAAATCAGTCCGCGGTCACGCTGGACAATATCTTCCTGCTGCAGGAAGAACGGGCGCGCTCGCAGCAATTGAGCCTCGCGGTGCAGGAGGCGCACCACCGCATTAAGAATAACCTTCAGGCGGTCTGCGACCTGCTGGAGCTGGAGCTGATCCAGTCGGGCGGGGCGGACCCCGCCGATGGCATCGAGCATAGCGTCCAGCGCGTTCGTGCGATATCATTAGTTCACGAGTTCCTCACCCGTAACCACGACGTGGCGACGGTCAACGTGAGTCAGGTCCTGGAACGCCTGGTTCCGCTCGTCGTGGTCAGCAATCAAGGTCGAGACCAGGAAGTGGGACTCGCGGTTGAGGCGTCGCCGTTGACGCTCAACTCGAAGCAGACGACGGCGCTCGCGCTCATCGTCCACGAACTGGTGAGCAACGCCGTGCGACATGGATTGGACGACGGCAGGGCCGGTGCCGTGCGCGTCAGCTTGAGCGACCGTAACGGCACGATAGAACTCCGGGTGACCGATGACGGCACGGGTCTGCCCGCGAACTTCGACATGAGGACCCACGGACATGTGGGCCTGGAAATAGCGCGCGTGCTGGCGGAGCGCGACCTCGGAGGGACGATTGTCCTCCGCCGCCGGGGAGGCCGCGCGGGGGGCACGGTCGCGCGCGTTCGCTTCCCGAGATAG
- a CDS encoding histidine triad nucleotide-binding protein encodes MTDCLFCKIAQGELKANKAYSDDRAVAFHDINPQAPVHVLIIPTRHIESLLDMGEEDLELLGHLHAIAARLARELGVAEAGFRVVVNTNRDAGQSVPHLHLHLLGGRAMGWPPG; translated from the coding sequence ATGACAGACTGCCTCTTCTGCAAGATTGCCCAAGGCGAGTTGAAAGCAAACAAGGCGTATAGCGACGACCGCGCCGTCGCCTTTCACGACATCAACCCCCAGGCGCCAGTGCACGTGCTGATCATCCCCACGAGACATATCGAGAGCCTGCTCGATATGGGGGAGGAAGACCTCGAATTGCTGGGGCATCTCCACGCCATCGCGGCGCGTCTGGCGCGGGAATTGGGGGTGGCCGAAGCGGGGTTCAGGGTCGTCGTCAACACCAACCGTGACGCGGGGCAGTCGGTGCCGCATCTCCACTTGCACCTTCTGGGCGGACGTGCGATGGGCTGGCCGCCAGGCTAG
- a CDS encoding 30S ribosomal protein S21, producing MPQVQVRDNESLENALKRFKRALQQHGVLDEARRHERYEKPSDRRRRLAAASERRRRKANARSNAR from the coding sequence TTGCCGCAGGTTCAGGTTCGCGATAATGAGTCTTTGGAGAACGCTCTGAAGAGATTCAAGCGCGCGCTCCAGCAGCACGGGGTGTTGGACGAGGCGCGGCGGCACGAGCGATACGAGAAGCCCAGCGACAGGCGGCGGCGTTTGGCGGCGGCGTCGGAGAGGCGTCGGCGCAAGGCAAACGCGCGCAGTAACGCCCGGTAG
- a CDS encoding PhoH family protein: MDDEQTEVTVVLADNDEVANLLGSHDRNLKAIENEFGARIVARGNELLIRGRPDEVRQLSGLVGQLTRLVRRGHPLSPEEVKYAARTIRSDERTPAVFTDVVLVSDRGKQIKPRSHNQHRYVDALRSQDLVFAIGPAGTGKTYLAMASAVAALQHKQVNRLILTRPAIEAGERLGFLPGDMQAKIDPYLRPLFDALYDMMDHDKVQRLMERNAIEVAPLAFMRGRTLNDSFVILDEAQNTTREQMKMFLTRLGFGSRAVVTGDVTQTDLPRGQQSGLNHVRVLLKGIEGIEFIYFSGADVVRHELVQKIIEAYDGEDGDKDRGAAPEPDIGE; encoded by the coding sequence TTGGACGACGAACAAACAGAAGTCACCGTGGTGCTGGCGGATAACGACGAAGTGGCGAATCTGCTTGGCAGCCACGATCGGAATCTGAAAGCGATAGAGAATGAGTTTGGCGCGCGCATCGTGGCGCGCGGCAACGAGTTATTGATTCGTGGGCGCCCGGACGAAGTGCGCCAGTTGAGCGGGCTGGTGGGTCAGCTGACGCGGCTGGTGCGACGCGGGCACCCACTGTCGCCGGAGGAAGTGAAGTACGCCGCGCGAACCATCCGCAGCGACGAGCGTACGCCAGCAGTTTTCACCGACGTCGTGCTTGTCAGCGACCGCGGCAAGCAGATTAAACCCCGCAGCCACAATCAGCACCGCTACGTGGACGCGCTGCGCAGCCAGGATCTCGTCTTCGCGATCGGTCCTGCGGGGACCGGCAAGACATACCTGGCGATGGCGAGCGCGGTTGCCGCGCTGCAGCACAAGCAGGTCAATCGCCTCATTCTCACGCGCCCGGCCATCGAGGCTGGGGAGCGACTCGGCTTTCTGCCCGGGGACATGCAGGCCAAGATTGACCCGTACCTGCGGCCGCTGTTCGACGCGCTGTACGACATGATGGATCACGACAAGGTGCAGCGGCTGATGGAGCGTAATGCGATCGAGGTGGCGCCCCTCGCCTTCATGCGCGGCCGCACCCTAAACGACAGCTTCGTTATCCTCGACGAAGCGCAGAACACGACCCGGGAGCAGATGAAGATGTTCCTGACCCGTCTCGGGTTCGGCTCGCGCGCGGTGGTAACCGGCGACGTGACGCAGACGGACCTGCCGCGCGGGCAGCAGTCCGGGCTCAACCACGTTCGGGTGCTGCTTAAGGGCATTGAAGGCATCGAGTTCATCTACTTCAGCGGCGCCGACGTGGTGCGCCACGAACTGGTGCAGAAGATCATCGAGGCTTACGACGGAGAGGACGGCGACAAGGATCGGGGCGCAGCACCGGAGCCGGACATCGGCGAGTGA